DNA from Bubalus bubalis isolate 160015118507 breed Murrah chromosome 7, NDDB_SH_1, whole genome shotgun sequence:
GAAGCATGAACTCCTTCTTGTGTCCTTTCTCCATATGCTGTGATAACACTGATCTCATTGCTCTGCGATTGTTTGTACACCAAACGTCAGGTTAGCCAAGTGGTTAAACATGTACCTTTTGGCTTCAGACTTCCCTCCATTTAATTCCTGACCTTGGCAAGTGATCCAACATCCTTATGCCTTAGTTTctccatctatgaaatgggacTTAAGTAGTACTATACCAACAAACTTGTGCTGAGGACCTAATGACTTACAGTACGTAAAGCCTTTAGAACTGAAGGCAGTAGCCACTCcaaagaagagtgaaaagtgaaagcgaaagtctctcagtcgtgtccgactctttgtagccagtccatggaattctccaggccagaatactggagtgggtagacttacccttctccaggggatcttcccaacccagggatcaaaaccaggtctcccgcattgcaggtggtttctttatcagctgagccaccagggaagcccccaaagaaaGGTGGTTATTTTCATTCTTACTGTTATTGTTGCTCTCTGATTCCTGTGTCCTGTGGAAAGACTAGGTGTCTCTGGTGGTCAGGCATATTACCATCTTCCTCTTAGCATCTTTCCTAGTATTGAGTGAAATATACCAAGAGTTTCTAGACATTTCTTGGAATGTATACTGTCTTATATGTACAGGGTGCCAGCCAGTATACAAAGGCTGGCAACACTATCATCCAAGTAACATCAcattgttgacaaaggtccacatagtcaaaggtaaggtttttccagtagtcatgtacagatgtgttggatcataaagaaggctgaataccaaagaattcatgcttttgaacagtggtgttgaagactcttgagaatcccttgaacaacaaggagatcaaaccagtcaatcctaagggaaatcaaccctgaatattcattggaaggactgatgctgaagttgaatttccaatactttgtccacctgatgtgaagagccaactcattggaaaagatgctgatgctgggaaagattgaaggcgggaggagaagtgggcaacagaggatgaaatgggtggatgcatcaccaactcaatggacatgagtttaagcaaactccaggagacagtgaaggacagggaagcctggcatgctgaagtccatggggtttatagggtcagacatggcttagtgactgaacaaaaacaaaaaactcattaCAACATTGCAAGGTCATTAATATTCCCATTTAATAGATATTAAGTGAATCGTCCAGCATCTCAGACAGGTGGCAAGTGGCAGTCTCTAACTCCAAGATCAGTGAGAAAGAAGTACAGAGATGCTATAAATtcagaatgttttcttttctggtgCACGTActaccctccctcctcccacttccttaTTCTTTCTGCCAGTAACACAGACATTCTGGACTGCGAaacctggaaaaagaaaagggaggttTCCATTCACACCAAAAACTGGTTTTAGGTGCAGGTTATTAATACAAGATGTCCTCGGCTGTGACTGTGGCCTCTTCGATCTTGGCCTTGACCTCCGGCAGGGGGATCTGACTGATGGCCACCACAACCAGGTTAGTGGCATGGGCTGAGGCGCTGGCCACGCAGATCCAGAAGGACTCCTCGTACTGCTCCTCCACCACCACGAAGCGAAACAGCTTCTCCTGGAAGTTGGCGATTCGTTCTGTCAGGTCATGAAATTTTACTGAGGTCATGAAGCTGGCAATGGCCAAGGCCACGACTCCGCCTGAAACCCAGAAAGTGCACCCTCATACAGAGCCCTTTTTTCTGCAGTTCGATTCCTAGAGGTGAGGTGGCTTTTCTGGGGCACAAGCAACAAACTTTTGAGGTTTAAGTTGCTTggctgtatccgactctttgcaatggatcccatggactgtagccttcctggctcctctgttcatgggatttttccaggcaggaatgctggagcggattgccatttcttcctccaggagatcttcccaacctggggattaaacccaggtctcctgcattggcaggtgggttctttaccactgagccaccagggaagccccttaaaacaTTCGGAGGGTGACAcaaattttgatttccttttaaaagtgGCAGATAGTTCACTGTGTGAGGGGCAAGAGGTGTGGGAATCAGCTTCCTATCAGATCAACTTTGAATCTCAAGCCCTCTAATTTTTTCTTTACCCACGTTGGATAAGCTCAATCTCTAACTAATTCAGCCTGTGTATGCAGACCCTGAGGCTATAAGGAAAGACGCAAGAGCATCTTATGGGGTGGACTGGAGGATCAACAGAAAGCTAGACAGTTCTCTCCTCTTTAATATCCTCCTTCCAAGCTTAGTgataagaagagataagagaagcaggaaaggagaggagaaggggcagactTCATGTCTTTCCCTCCCTGTTGCTTCGGGCTTGGACCTTCCAGATTCTCTCtggttctttttctctccccatgtctctctcttttGCTCAACTTTTCTCCTATCctgattttaattaatattttaaaaacacatttattattctctttctttaGATTATTATTCTTTCCTTGAAAAAAACTTGGACATCCAAGATAAtcataaagatgaaaagacaaatttGCTTTTTCCCCTAAAAGTCAAATGAAAACACTTGGAACATTTTAgtatatttctttacatttctctctttttaacagAATTAGTATTATGGTACTCCTACTGTTTtacacttgatttttttctctctaacttgaatatttttttccatgttgCTAAATATTCTGTTATAGCACCACTTTAAATTGGTCTATGATGCTTCATTCCAGTGACACACTTAATTAAGTTTAATTAAGGGTAACTTAATTTCTGGTTTTCTAGATTGCTTCCAATTTTTGATATTATAAAGTGCTGCAGGAAACAccttttaatgtatatttttgtgcTCTTTTCCAGTTATTTCCTTAGCATAAATTACTGTTTGGGGTTGTTTAATCAAAGGCTATTCATGTTTTTATGCCTTTTAAGAGTCAAGTTTTGTCAAATTGCcttcttaaaaatattctgagCTTGAGAGTACTGCctcaagaaggaaggaaattgaCCTAGATAGGCATTTATTTAAAGAGTGAGATTGAACACTTTCTACATGCCAGTCACTGTGAGCATTTAGGCAGAGATATGCAAGTCTAGATGGGAGTGAGCCATGTCTATAAGAAATTCTACATGATGGTCATAGTCTGCAAATATAGGCAAGTATGTAATAACTGATCTACTGACATTAGGTTCTAATGCATGATAAAGCAAcactgttgtcattgttcagtccctaagtcatgtccagctctttgcaaccccacggagggcagcacactaggctcctctgtccttcactatctcctgaagtttgctcaaattcaggtccattgagtcagtgatgctatctaaacatctcatcctctgtcgtctcctccttttgccttcaattttgccttcttttttttttaaaaccaacatCACTTGTTTTTATACTTGCTGGTCATCAGGACACCTTCACCATTTGACCTGGATTCTCTGAAATCATTTTTGGGATTTTGTTACTTTCATTACAGGTGATTTTTTTCAGTGCTGAACTAAAGGTGAATTAATTTCTATATACCATATACTCTCCTAAATTAACACACCTGCACACACTTATGCACATCTTTTGACTTGGCTTTTGTCTTGGAAAATAGGTCATGGAGGTCATAGATGACACCATGGattaatgaaaagacaaaaggcCTAGACTCAGTTATACCTGGGTTGGAATCTTGCCTCTATTGCTCATGACTATGTGACTTTCAGTGCATCTTTTAACGTCTCTGAGCTTCAGGTTCTTCATCTGTAACTATGAGTCTAATAATACaacagagtcccttggattgcaaggatatcaaactagtcaattctaagggatatcagccctgaatattcattggaaggagtaacgctgaagctccaatactttgtccacctgatgtgcagaagtgactcattggaaaagaccctaatgctgggaaagattgaaggcaggaggagaaggaagtggcagaggatgagatggttagatagcactatggactcaatgggcatgaatttgagcaaacttcagaagatagcgaaggacaggggagcctggtgggctgcattccatggagtcccaaagagtcagacatgacttagctattgaacaacaacaacaaacataggGAGGTTGTGAGGGTTACAGAAAATAAGGACTGTGGGCTCCCCAGGTTCCTTCTCCTCTGTTCTTTGTGAGTTTCCTCCAGCTTCATGGCAGCAGCTCCCCTACCACTGGTCCCAGGGTCCCCATCTCTCCACCCCCGTCTTTCTGTCTTCCCTTGTCTCTCATCCCAACCTCTTTGCTGCTCCAAGTCCTCAGCCACTCATACACGCTAAGACCTGACTCTTCCTGATGACAGCTATCCTTCCACTTTTAGTAAGAAGGACATTGGTGCCCATCTAGAAGGTAACAGGCCCAGGGAAGTGAAGCTTGACGTGGGGTATTTTCACACCTTCACACCTTCTGCCCACCTGCTTGGAACCCAGCCTCCTGGTgatgtgggcaggaatctctctCCCCATGGGACCTCCCTTACCTGCAAGAACATTCCATAGGCAGATGCCCCCAGGGCCGTTGACTGCCCGGTATGGAACTTGGATCATGTTGAGAATGGCAAAGCCCATGCTGACCAGAGCCAGCGCCAAGGCCAAGAAGAGGAGCAGCAGAAGTGTGACGTGGAGGCCTGCGTTGAGCTCCTTCACCAGGTGTGGGAAGACTGCAGAGACAAGACACAGCCAACACGTCAGCCTCAGAGCTCAGCTCAAGGGTACACGGCCCAGGCTGTTTACTGTGAAGGCGTTAGTACAGCAGAGTGAGGGCAAGGCAGCAAGCGCTGGgcttccaaaaagcaagagacttcccaGATAAATTTACCCCTTATCAGTTGCCCAGCAACCTTCGCTTCCTTAGGGTGGATGCAAAATCAGAAGATACCCCAGCTAGGTGTTTAAGCTGCATCGGCCTTGCGGCTCTGGGATCTGGTGTGAGTTGATCCACACAAGCCCCAGAGGGTGTCTGTTTagcaaaggagcctggcacgAGAAGCAGTCTAAGAAGGCCGATCACAAAGCTTTCATCAGGGTCAGAGT
Protein-coding regions in this window:
- the CLRN2 gene encoding clarin-2, which codes for MPGWFKKAWYGLASLLSFSSFILIIVALALPHWLSGKILCQTGVDLVNATDPELVKFIGDIYYGLFRGCKVRQCGLGGRQSQFTIFPHLVKELNAGLHVTLLLLLFLALALALVSMGFAILNMIQVPYRAVNGPGGICLWNVLAGGVVALAIASFMTSVKFHDLTERIANFQEKLFRFVVVEEQYEESFWICVASASAHATNLVVVAISQIPLPEVKAKIEEATVTAEDILY